The uncultured Desulfuromonas sp. genome has a segment encoding these proteins:
- the cas5c gene encoding type I-C CRISPR-associated protein Cas5c gives MKNSVCFRLWGRYALFTDPVTKVGGEKCSYHVPTYEAIKGVLKSIYWKPTIVWHVDQVRVMKPLRTQTKGTKPLVWGGGNSLAIYTFLHDVEYQVKAHFEWNEHQPALEKDRIAGKHFNIAKRMLEKGGRQDIFLGTRDCQGYVEPCEFGENEGAYDKIDELSFGLMFHGFDYPDETGINELRSRFWRATMRKGILEFPRPEECEASRFLRKMTPKQFGLGENLLAVEQEEALL, from the coding sequence ATGAAGAACAGTGTCTGTTTCAGGTTGTGGGGCAGGTACGCTCTCTTTACGGACCCGGTAACCAAGGTTGGTGGAGAGAAGTGTTCGTACCATGTTCCGACCTATGAAGCGATCAAGGGAGTACTCAAATCAATTTACTGGAAGCCGACGATTGTCTGGCACGTTGATCAGGTGCGCGTGATGAAACCGTTACGAACGCAAACCAAGGGGACAAAACCTCTGGTTTGGGGGGGCGGAAACAGCCTGGCAATTTATACTTTTCTGCACGATGTTGAATATCAGGTGAAGGCCCATTTTGAGTGGAACGAACATCAACCGGCGCTGGAGAAAGACCGCATTGCCGGTAAACACTTTAATATTGCCAAACGCATGCTGGAAAAAGGAGGGCGGCAGGATATTTTCCTCGGCACCCGTGATTGCCAGGGCTATGTCGAGCCCTGCGAGTTTGGTGAAAATGAAGGCGCTTACGATAAGATTGATGAACTCAGTTTCGGACTGATGTTTCACGGTTTCGATTATCCTGATGAAACGGGCATTAATGAACTCCGTAGCCGATTCTGGCGTGCGACCATGCGTAAAGGCATTTTGGAATTTCCACGGCCTGAAGAGTGTGAAGCCAGCCGTTTCCTGCGCAAAATGACTCCTAAACAGTTTGGGCTGGGAGAAAATCTTCTGGCGGTGGAGCAGGAGGAGGCGTTGTTATGA
- the cas7c gene encoding type I-C CRISPR-associated protein Cas7/Csd2 gives MSLENKIDFAVIFTVKNANPNGDPLNGNRPRTDYDGYGEISDVCLKRKIRDRLQDSGHAIFVQSDEKKTDGMPSLKARAESSEYGLGKEAFNSKKTSSEKAGKMACEKWLDVRSFGQLFAFKSEEKDGVSIPIRGPVSIQSAFSVEPVSITSTQITKSVSGEGDGSKKSSDTMGMKHRVDKAVYVTYGSMNPQLAERTGFGDSDAEAIKNVLPKLFEGDASSARPEGSMAIEKVVWWKHNCKAGQYSSAKVHQSLTVNHDGTFKIATLEGLSPEIIDGF, from the coding sequence ATGAGCCTTGAAAACAAAATCGATTTTGCCGTGATTTTCACTGTGAAAAATGCAAACCCGAATGGTGACCCCCTTAACGGGAATCGTCCGCGTACTGACTATGATGGATACGGTGAAATTTCCGATGTTTGCCTAAAACGAAAAATTCGCGATCGTCTACAAGATTCCGGCCATGCCATTTTTGTGCAGTCTGATGAAAAGAAGACAGATGGTATGCCCAGCCTCAAGGCAAGGGCTGAGTCAAGTGAATATGGGCTGGGTAAAGAAGCTTTTAACAGCAAAAAAACTTCTTCGGAAAAAGCCGGCAAAATGGCTTGTGAAAAGTGGCTTGATGTCCGGAGTTTTGGTCAATTGTTCGCGTTTAAAAGCGAGGAAAAAGACGGAGTGTCAATTCCGATTCGCGGGCCCGTATCAATTCAGTCTGCTTTCAGTGTTGAACCGGTCAGTATTACCAGTACTCAGATCACCAAAAGCGTAAGTGGCGAAGGTGACGGTAGTAAAAAAAGCTCCGACACAATGGGAATGAAACACCGGGTCGATAAAGCTGTTTATGTGACGTATGGCAGCATGAATCCCCAGCTTGCGGAACGGACCGGATTCGGTGATAGCGATGCCGAAGCAATCAAAAACGTACTGCCTAAACTGTTCGAGGGCGATGCCTCTTCTGCCCGTCCTGAAGGAAGTATGGCAATCGAAAAAGTCGTCTGGTGGAAACATAATTGCAAAGCTGGTCAGTATTCCTCAGCCAAAGTCCATCAATCCCTTACTGTAAACCACGATGGGACATTTAAAATTGCCACGCTGGAAGGATTGTCTCCAGAAATTATTGATGGCTTTTAA
- the cas8c gene encoding type I-C CRISPR-associated protein Cas8c/Csd1 yields MSWLAKLYETYEAGVALDLPEEQKLMPISHTLQNAHIKIVIDGNGNFLRANALEKTQVVLPATEKSAGRSSGEAPHPLADKLQYVAKDYPDFGGKKKSYFPSYEKQLRQWCDSPFAHKKAIAVYNYIKKGRVVADLVQAHVLYIDENKKFLASWPLTVDSESPLPTIYKVLPPLPKNKRAEKDKAEVEQGDALVCWQVEQPGELQAETWLDPTLQKSWIQFQSAEGGESGLCFVTGKEQVLATNHPAKLRHTGDKAKILSANDSSGFTFRGRFTEGNGRQAAGVGYEVTQKAHNALRWLIDRQGFRNGDQVYVTWAVTGKAIPDPLKSTFALLEQPLVFQEEPEKQEFEETLDYSTDIGASFAHKFNKYLRGYRAKLEPNEQIIVMGLDSATPGRMSVIYYRQLLASEFFERLEDWHLQFSWPQRYTIEVESKAKNRKLQKKTIWPVSSPIPKVIAETAYGNVLKSHETLKKSLLERIMPSIVDGQPFPRDIMESAVRRASNRNNCESWEWERNLGVACALYRGFYQRQPEHKRRNYSMSLDENKSTRDYLYGRLLAIAERIEEVALAVSGESRPTTAARLMQRFADRPFSTWRNLELALQPYMQRLQGNRAGFLTNRKKDLDTVMCLFKEGEFQLDKGLSGEFLLGYHCQKMSYRQQQTETTGIDKGE; encoded by the coding sequence ATGAGTTGGCTGGCAAAATTGTATGAAACCTATGAAGCTGGAGTTGCCTTAGACCTTCCCGAAGAACAAAAGTTGATGCCGATCAGCCATACCCTTCAAAATGCACATATCAAAATTGTTATTGATGGAAACGGAAACTTTTTACGAGCGAATGCGCTGGAAAAGACACAAGTTGTCCTTCCCGCGACGGAAAAATCGGCTGGACGCAGTAGCGGAGAAGCGCCTCATCCTTTAGCCGATAAACTTCAATATGTTGCAAAAGACTATCCCGATTTTGGTGGCAAGAAGAAATCCTATTTCCCGTCTTATGAAAAACAACTGCGACAATGGTGCGATTCTCCCTTTGCGCACAAAAAAGCCATTGCTGTTTACAACTACATCAAAAAAGGACGTGTTGTTGCTGATCTTGTGCAGGCTCATGTGCTGTATATTGATGAGAATAAGAAGTTTTTGGCCTCTTGGCCCTTGACTGTGGATTCAGAGAGTCCCCTCCCAACGATCTATAAGGTTTTGCCGCCGCTTCCCAAAAACAAGCGCGCTGAAAAGGATAAAGCCGAAGTTGAACAAGGGGACGCTCTGGTCTGTTGGCAAGTAGAACAACCAGGAGAATTGCAGGCAGAAACCTGGCTGGATCCAACACTTCAGAAAAGCTGGATTCAATTTCAGAGTGCCGAAGGTGGAGAATCAGGACTGTGTTTTGTTACCGGGAAAGAGCAGGTGCTGGCAACGAATCATCCCGCGAAACTCCGTCATACCGGCGATAAAGCGAAAATATTGTCGGCAAATGACTCCTCCGGTTTTACTTTTCGGGGGAGGTTCACTGAGGGGAATGGCCGTCAGGCTGCGGGGGTGGGATACGAAGTCACCCAAAAGGCTCATAATGCTCTGCGTTGGTTAATTGACCGACAGGGCTTTCGCAATGGTGACCAGGTTTATGTCACATGGGCTGTTACGGGAAAAGCCATTCCGGATCCTTTGAAAAGTACGTTCGCATTACTTGAGCAGCCCCTTGTTTTTCAGGAAGAGCCTGAAAAACAAGAATTTGAAGAAACGCTCGATTACAGCACTGATATCGGTGCGTCCTTCGCCCACAAATTCAATAAATATCTCAGAGGCTATCGGGCCAAATTAGAGCCGAATGAGCAAATTATCGTTATGGGACTCGATTCGGCAACCCCAGGGCGAATGAGTGTTATTTACTATCGCCAATTACTCGCCAGTGAATTCTTCGAGCGTTTGGAAGATTGGCATCTGCAATTCTCCTGGCCGCAGCGATACACAATAGAAGTCGAATCCAAAGCTAAAAATCGAAAGCTGCAGAAAAAAACTATTTGGCCGGTGAGTTCACCGATCCCGAAAGTTATCGCAGAAACGGCTTACGGCAATGTACTCAAAAGCCACGAAACTTTAAAAAAGAGCCTTCTCGAACGAATCATGCCATCCATCGTCGATGGGCAGCCTTTTCCCCGCGATATCATGGAGTCTGCCGTTCGCAGAGCCAGCAATCGCAACAATTGTGAGTCATGGGAGTGGGAACGAAATCTTGGGGTTGCCTGTGCGCTTTACCGGGGATTTTATCAACGACAACCTGAACACAAAAGGAGGAATTACTCAATGTCGTTAGATGAGAATAAAAGCACGCGAGATTATCTTTATGGCCGCCTTCTGGCGATTGCCGAGCGGATAGAAGAAGTTGCCCTTGCCGTAAGCGGTGAGAGCCGCCCGACGACAGCAGCAAGGTTGATGCAGCGTTTTGCCGACAGACCATTTTCAACATGGCGCAATCTCGAATTAGCGTTGCAACCGTATATGCAAAGACTGCAAGGGAACCGAGCCGGTTTTTTAACCAATAGAAAAAAAGACCTTGATACGGTCATGTGCTTATTCAAAGAGGGCGAATTTCAACTGGACAAGGGCCTGTCCGGCGAATTCTTGTTGGGATATCACTGCCAAAAAATGTCTTATCGACAACAACAAACCGAAACCACCGGAATAGATAAAGGAGAATAA